The Methanobrevibacter gottschalkii DSM 11977 genome includes a region encoding these proteins:
- a CDS encoding S24/S26 family peptidase, protein MAKKNILALIILILIIIIFGMNLFNNTVNIYLDGENVSVETQTFEDIDSNSLNKDICSYTLNVMNNTTSDVETLKNGVEKLCYQHGLEDAEINIDSSLGHDQIPIIVHVDGTSMLPTLQNGQTVLVNKTHDFEVGDIVVAESKEYGGIIKRVDKIDENKVHLISDNKNISYEYIDGALYQIKGITTWVDISDVNGVVIDY, encoded by the coding sequence ATGGCTAAAAAAAATATTTTAGCTTTAATAATACTTATTCTGATTATCATTATTTTTGGAATGAATCTGTTTAATAATACTGTAAACATCTATCTTGATGGGGAAAATGTAAGTGTTGAAACACAAACTTTTGAAGATATCGATTCTAACAGTTTAAACAAAGATATCTGTAGTTATACATTAAATGTTATGAATAATACAACATCCGATGTGGAAACTTTAAAAAATGGAGTAGAAAAGCTTTGTTATCAACATGGTCTTGAAGATGCTGAAATAAACATTGATTCAAGTTTAGGACATGATCAGATCCCAATTATTGTCCATGTTGACGGAACATCAATGCTTCCAACATTACAAAACGGACAAACAGTTTTAGTAAATAAAACTCATGATTTTGAAGTTGGTGATATTGTTGTTGCAGAATCTAAGGAATATGGTGGAATTATTAAAAGGGTTGACAAAATTGATGAAAATAAAGTTCATTTAATAAGTGACAACAAAAATATTTCATATGAGTATATTGATGGAGCACTATATCAAATCAAAGGTATAACAACATGGGTAGATATTTCTGATGTCAACGGTGTGGTTATTGATTATTAA
- the cbiT gene encoding precorrin-6Y C5,15-methyltransferase (decarboxylating) subunit CbiT, producing MLDDKDFIKSCDVPGPTKEAIRAIILYKSEVTSKDKVVDCGCGTGGITCEFSQRAGEVISIDTDPEAIDVTSKNLKKFGLGDNVTLINDNGSKALKNIKDIDIAIVGGSGRQLENILDIINENLNSKGRIIITAILVDTKVEAINKLKDLGYNPKIMEVNVSNGRVLDRGVLMISENPIAIITAKKR from the coding sequence ATGTTAGATGATAAGGATTTTATTAAATCCTGTGATGTGCCGGGACCTACAAAAGAAGCTATTAGGGCTATAATTTTATATAAATCAGAAGTAACATCTAAAGACAAAGTCGTCGATTGCGGATGCGGAACTGGAGGAATTACTTGTGAATTTTCCCAAAGAGCCGGTGAAGTAATATCAATTGATACAGACCCAGAAGCAATTGATGTGACTTCAAAAAACCTTAAAAAATTTGGTCTTGGAGATAATGTCACTTTAATTAATGATAATGGCTCAAAAGCATTAAAAAATATTAAAGATATTGATATTGCCATTGTGGGAGGCAGCGGCAGACAACTTGAAAATATCTTAGATATCATTAATGAAAACTTAAATTCAAAAGGTAGAATAATTATTACAGCTATTTTAGTTGATACAAAGGTTGAAGCAATTAATAAACTCAAAGATTTAGGATATAATCCAAAAATAATGGAAGTTAATGTTTCTAATGGAAGAGTTCTTGATCGTGGTGTTTTAATGATTAGTGAAAACCCAATAGCAATTATTACTGCTAAAAAAAGATAA
- the sucD gene encoding succinate--CoA ligase subunit alpha, whose amino-acid sequence MILLNKDTKCLVQGITGKQGSFHTEQMLNYNTNIVAGITPGKGGRMFLDQIPIFNSIEEAKEETDINASIIFVPAKFAKDAAFEAIRHLDLVVIISEHIPVHDSMQIMAYAKQMGTTIIGPNTPGIISPGIGKLGIMPTHIFKKGNVGLISRSGTLTYEIANELTNAGIGQSTAVGIGGDPVTGDNYVDILKRFDEDKDTDAVVLIGEIGGTAEERAGKFIAEEMTKPVVSYIAGRTAPPGKRMGHAGAIIQGNSGTVESKTRALNEAGVEVAAKPSEIVNLLKKVM is encoded by the coding sequence ATGATTTTATTAAATAAAGATACAAAATGTTTAGTTCAAGGAATAACTGGCAAACAAGGTTCATTCCATACAGAACAAATGTTAAATTATAATACTAATATTGTTGCAGGAATTACTCCTGGTAAGGGCGGACGAATGTTTTTGGACCAGATTCCAATTTTTAACTCAATAGAAGAAGCAAAAGAAGAAACTGACATTAATGCTTCAATTATTTTTGTTCCTGCAAAATTTGCAAAAGATGCTGCATTTGAAGCAATAAGACACTTGGATTTAGTTGTTATTATTTCAGAACACATTCCAGTTCATGACAGTATGCAGATTATGGCATATGCAAAACAAATGGGAACAACCATTATTGGTCCAAATACTCCGGGAATTATATCTCCGGGAATTGGCAAATTAGGAATCATGCCTACTCATATCTTTAAAAAAGGTAATGTCGGCTTAATTTCAAGAAGTGGTACATTAACATATGAAATTGCTAATGAACTTACTAATGCTGGAATCGGTCAGAGTACAGCAGTAGGTATTGGTGGGGATCCGGTAACTGGGGATAATTATGTGGATATTTTAAAAAGATTTGATGAAGATAAGGATACTGATGCTGTTGTTTTAATTGGTGAGATTGGAGGAACAGCAGAAGAAAGAGCTGGAAAATTCATTGCTGAAGAAATGACCAAACCTGTTGTATCTTACATAGCAGGAAGAACTGCACCTCCAGGTAAAAGAATGGGGCATGCTGGAGCTATTATCCAAGGGAATTCTGGTACTGTTGAAAGCAAGACCAGAGCTTTAAATGAAGCTGGTGTTGAAGTAGCAGCAAAACCGTCTGAAATTGTAAATTTACTTAAAAAGGTTATGTGA
- a CDS encoding ribosome assembly factor SBDS — MVNIDEAIIAKYEYCGEHFEILVDPDLAADFRNPDGPDVAIEDLLAVEEIFKDSKKGDKASDEAMNKIFETTDPIEVSKIILEKGTVQLTADQKRKMQEDKRKLVINKIAKEAVNPQNGLPHPVQRIENACDEARVKFDPFTSVDQQVQTALKAIKPLIPIRFERVKVAVRLPGASAGSAYSIIHGFGEIINEEWQQDGSWIGIIEMPGGLQDKFSAKMAEISGGNAETKTIK, encoded by the coding sequence ATGGTAAATATTGATGAAGCTATTATCGCTAAATATGAATACTGTGGTGAACATTTTGAGATATTGGTTGACCCTGATTTAGCAGCTGATTTTAGAAATCCTGATGGCCCAGATGTTGCCATTGAAGATCTTTTAGCTGTTGAAGAAATTTTTAAAGACTCCAAAAAAGGGGATAAAGCTTCTGATGAAGCTATGAATAAAATATTTGAAACTACTGATCCTATTGAAGTTTCTAAAATTATACTTGAAAAAGGGACTGTACAATTAACTGCTGACCAAAAAAGGAAAATGCAAGAAGACAAAAGAAAATTAGTTATTAATAAAATTGCTAAGGAAGCAGTTAATCCTCAAAATGGTTTACCTCATCCTGTCCAGAGAATTGAAAATGCATGTGATGAGGCCCGAGTTAAATTTGATCCTTTCACTTCTGTTGACCAGCAAGTACAAACTGCTCTTAAAGCTATCAAACCACTTATTCCAATTAGATTTGAAAGAGTTAAAGTTGCTGTTAGATTACCTGGAGCATCTGCTGGAAGTGCTTATTCCATTATTCATGGATTTGGTGAAATTATTAATGAAGAATGGCAACAAGATGGCTCATGGATTGGTATTATTGAAATGCCGGGTGGTCTTCAAGATAAGTTTTCTGCAAAAATGGCCGAAATTTCAGGTGGAAATGCAGAAACTAAAACTATTAAATAA
- a CDS encoding P-II family nitrogen regulator, with translation MKRIVAIIRPEKFEDVKRELIEVGCEGMTVSEVKGRGSQKGIRESYRGSNFCIDLIPKTRIEIVVNDDRLDLIVDKIIEGAYTGNIGDGKIFIQSVDNVIRIRTNEHGDEAV, from the coding sequence ATGAAACGTATCGTTGCAATTATAAGACCTGAAAAATTTGAAGATGTTAAAAGAGAATTAATCGAAGTCGGCTGTGAGGGAATGACAGTTTCAGAGGTAAAAGGAAGAGGAAGTCAAAAAGGCATAAGGGAATCCTACAGAGGTTCAAATTTTTGCATTGACCTAATTCCAAAAACACGTATTGAAATTGTTGTCAATGATGACAGATTAGATTTAATTGTTGATAAGATTATTGAAGGAGCTTATACAGGAAACATTGGGGATGGAAAAATTTTCATACAATCTGTTGATAATGTAATTAGAATTAGAACAAATGAACATGGGGATGAAGCTGTGTAG
- a CDS encoding HD domain-containing protein produces MSEKKKFIRDSVYGDINLNDFEVKIMDMPQFQRLRRIKQLGLISLIYPGATHTRFEHSIGTMNLGSKLAEELDLKKDEIELIRSSSLLHDIGHGPFSHVSEGVLSVPHEELTKFVVTKTSMRELLEEKFDVNEIVDIVNGKGYLGPIVSGELDVDRMDYLLRDSHNTGVAYGIIDYERIISNLKLENGLILDIKGVQAAEGALVSRYFMYPSVYQHHTTRIVNSMFRRALKKIIDEKIINEKDIYKYDDTDMISIFRHCDNTFANDIMNRLDNRRIMKRVKTIRLNNFKFPEKMYKIKAKTLRKAEEEIAEDYGLDKDYVFINIAEYPRFDEMKTQVNVDGKLYPLTKISNIIGALSKARFNIPDISVYVDNSERSKFDKFKLENYLELPEIDREKFHGIHYDQIKLI; encoded by the coding sequence ATGAGTGAAAAAAAGAAATTTATCAGAGATAGTGTCTATGGAGATATTAACCTAAACGATTTTGAAGTAAAAATTATGGATATGCCGCAATTCCAACGCCTAAGACGAATTAAACAGTTGGGATTGATTAGCTTAATTTATCCCGGTGCAACCCATACTAGATTTGAGCATTCAATTGGAACAATGAATTTAGGATCAAAACTTGCAGAAGAACTTGATTTGAAAAAAGATGAGATAGAATTAATCAGATCTTCATCATTATTACATGACATTGGCCACGGTCCGTTTTCACATGTATCCGAAGGAGTTCTATCGGTTCCTCATGAAGAATTAACAAAATTTGTTGTCACTAAGACATCCATGAGAGAATTACTTGAAGAAAAATTCGATGTTAATGAAATTGTAGATATTGTTAATGGAAAAGGATATCTTGGCCCGATCGTTTCTGGTGAACTGGATGTTGATAGAATGGATTATCTTTTAAGAGATTCACATAATACCGGTGTTGCATATGGCATTATAGACTATGAAAGGATTATATCCAATTTGAAATTAGAAAATGGATTAATATTAGATATTAAAGGAGTTCAAGCTGCTGAAGGAGCTCTTGTTTCAAGATACTTCATGTACCCTAGTGTTTACCAACACCACACAACTAGAATCGTCAATTCAATGTTTAGAAGAGCTTTAAAAAAGATTATTGATGAGAAAATAATCAATGAAAAGGATATTTACAAATATGACGATACCGACATGATTAGCATATTTAGACATTGCGACAATACATTTGCAAATGACATTATGAACAGATTAGACAATAGACGCATAATGAAAAGAGTGAAAACAATAAGGCTCAATAATTTCAAATTTCCTGAAAAAATGTATAAAATCAAAGCAAAAACATTAAGAAAAGCTGAAGAAGAAATTGCTGAAGATTATGGTCTTGATAAAGATTATGTTTTTATAAATATTGCTGAATACCCTCGTTTTGATGAAATGAAAACACAAGTTAATGTAGATGGAAAATTATATCCATTGACAAAAATATCAAATATTATTGGTGCATTAAGTAAAGCAAGATTTAATATACCTGACATAAGTGTTTATGTAGACAATAGCGAAAGATCCAAGTTTGATAAATTCAAATTAGAAAATTACTTAGAATTACCTGAGATTGACAGAGAAAAGTTCCATGGAATTCATTATGACCAGATTAAATTAATATAG
- a CDS encoding UbiX family flavin prenyltransferase: protein MIVVGITGASGVIYGIKLLEALKELNIESALVISDLAKVVIESETDYTFEDVIKLSNTYFDFHDLTASINSGSFKTDGLVIVPCTMKTLSSIANGYGANTITRVADVSLKEKRPTIIVPRETPLRSIHLQNMLTLSQEGATILPAMPGFYSNPKTIDDQINFVVGKILDSLKIENNLFKRWE, encoded by the coding sequence ATGATAGTTGTCGGAATTACTGGAGCAAGTGGAGTAATATATGGAATAAAACTCCTTGAAGCTCTAAAAGAATTAAATATTGAAAGTGCATTAGTGATAAGTGATTTAGCTAAAGTTGTTATTGAATCAGAAACAGATTATACATTTGAGGACGTAATAAAATTATCAAACACATATTTTGATTTTCATGATTTAACTGCATCTATAAATAGCGGATCATTTAAAACAGATGGCCTAGTCATAGTACCATGCACAATGAAAACTTTATCATCAATAGCTAATGGATATGGGGCAAATACAATAACTAGAGTGGCAGATGTCAGTTTAAAAGAAAAAAGACCAACTATTATTGTCCCTCGTGAAACTCCACTTAGAAGCATTCACTTACAAAATATGCTAACATTATCACAAGAAGGAGCAACAATTTTACCAGCAATGCCCGGATTTTACTCAAATCCTAAAACGATTGATGATCAGATCAATTTTGTTGTTGGAAAAATTTTAGACTCGTTAAAAATTGAAAATAATTTATTTAAAAGGTGGGAATAA
- the rrp41 gene encoding exosome complex exonuclease Rrp41, with translation MMSEFIRKDGRKYDELRPIKIEAGVLERADGSAYLEFGGNKILVAVYGPRESYIRRLLKPNTGVIRCRYNMAPFSVDDRKRPGPDRRSSEISKITADALRPALMLENYPRSMIDVYIEVIEAEGGTRCAGITAASVALVDAGIPMKDIVVGCAAGKVDDEVVLDLSEYEDKEGQADIPIAIMPRTGEITLLQSDGDLTEEEFQKAIDLAMEGCLKVSELQKEALMKKYSTEQ, from the coding sequence ATGATGTCAGAGTTTATTAGAAAGGATGGTAGGAAATATGATGAATTACGTCCTATTAAAATTGAAGCAGGTGTACTTGAACGTGCAGATGGTTCAGCTTACTTGGAATTTGGTGGAAATAAAATTTTAGTAGCTGTTTATGGTCCTAGAGAATCTTATATTAGAAGATTGCTTAAACCAAATACTGGAGTAATTAGATGCAGGTATAATATGGCTCCATTCTCAGTAGATGACAGAAAAAGGCCAGGACCAGATAGAAGATCATCTGAAATTTCTAAAATTACAGCGGATGCATTAAGGCCAGCTTTAATGTTGGAAAATTATCCTCGTTCAATGATTGATGTTTATATAGAAGTAATAGAAGCTGAAGGTGGAACTCGTTGTGCTGGAATTACAGCTGCTTCTGTTGCACTTGTTGATGCAGGAATTCCTATGAAGGATATTGTTGTAGGTTGTGCTGCAGGTAAAGTTGATGATGAAGTTGTACTTGATTTATCTGAATATGAGGATAAAGAAGGTCAAGCGGATATCCCAATTGCTATAATGCCAAGAACTGGGGAAATTACTTTATTACAAAGTGATGGTGACTTAACTGAAGAAGAATTCCAAAAGGCTATAGATTTAGCTATGGAAGGGTGTCTTAAAGTTAGTGAACTTCAAAAAGAAGCTTTAATGAAAAAGTATTCTACAGAACAGTGA
- a CDS encoding ammonium transporter, translating to MVMFSAGDTAWVLVCTLLVLLMSIPAVAFFYGGLSKRKNVLNTIFLTFIAFSIISVIWVIFGYQFAFGSDINGLIGSPTNFFLQGIGIDDLSGSIPTLLFVMFQCAFAGLTCAIMSGALVGRMKTKAWVIFTVLWVCLVYVPIAHWVWGGGWLMQMGALDFAGGAVVHINSGISALAVALVLGRRKNTSLIPHNLGYAVLGAALLWFGWMGFNGGSGLAANGLAANAIIVSNVAAATGLIVWTIIDTYLVGKPTVLGAISGAVAGLVGITPAAGFVDVYGALIIGAVAPLVSYFAVYYLKPKLGYDDALDVWGIHGMSGVWGAVATGIFAVPAVNEAAGLIAGNANQVVIQVMSVVATIVYAFTISFILAKVLDKAMDGIRVEESDEIGGLDNNLHKESAYNFNS from the coding sequence ATGGTTATGTTTAGTGCGGGTGACACTGCTTGGGTTCTTGTTTGTACACTTCTTGTACTTTTGATGAGTATTCCGGCAGTAGCATTCTTTTATGGAGGATTAAGCAAAAGAAAAAATGTTCTTAATACAATTTTTTTAACTTTTATTGCATTTTCAATAATTAGTGTAATATGGGTTATTTTTGGTTATCAATTTGCATTTGGATCAGATATTAATGGATTAATAGGTTCACCAACTAATTTCTTCTTACAAGGAATTGGAATTGATGACTTAAGTGGATCAATTCCAACATTATTATTTGTCATGTTCCAATGTGCATTTGCAGGATTAACTTGTGCAATTATGTCTGGAGCTTTGGTTGGAAGAATGAAAACAAAAGCTTGGGTTATTTTCACTGTATTGTGGGTATGTCTTGTTTATGTCCCTATTGCTCATTGGGTATGGGGAGGAGGATGGCTAATGCAGATGGGTGCACTTGACTTTGCAGGTGGTGCGGTAGTTCACATTAACTCAGGTATTTCAGCATTGGCTGTTGCATTAGTATTAGGAAGAAGAAAAAACACATCATTAATTCCACATAACTTAGGATATGCTGTTTTAGGTGCAGCACTACTCTGGTTTGGATGGATGGGATTCAATGGAGGATCAGGCTTAGCAGCAAATGGACTTGCAGCAAATGCAATAATAGTATCTAATGTTGCAGCAGCAACTGGTCTTATTGTTTGGACAATTATTGATACATATCTTGTTGGAAAACCAACAGTTTTAGGTGCAATCTCTGGTGCGGTTGCGGGACTTGTAGGTATCACTCCGGCAGCAGGATTTGTTGATGTATATGGAGCATTAATTATTGGTGCTGTAGCTCCATTAGTATCTTACTTTGCAGTATATTACTTAAAACCAAAACTTGGTTATGACGATGCATTAGATGTATGGGGAATACATGGTATGTCTGGTGTGTGGGGTGCAGTTGCAACTGGTATATTTGCAGTGCCTGCAGTAAATGAAGCAGCAGGATTGATTGCTGGAAACGCAAATCAGGTTGTGATTCAAGTGATGAGTGTTGTAGCTACAATTGTTTATGCATTTACAATAAGTTTTATTCTTGCTAAAGTGTTAGATAAAGCTATGGATGGAATTAGAGTTGAAGAAAGTGATGAAATTGGTGGATTAGACAATAATCTTCATAAAGAATCTGCATATAATTTCAATTCATAA
- the aroD gene encoding type I 3-dehydroquinate dehydratase produces the protein MYSQTKIAIPIFQNDYKNVIEVANDCIKKGADVLEFRIDALENPNIREIKQTIEEINFPIIATNRIITEGGFFKGTEEERFNILYECCDLVDYVDIELQSNDEYINKIHDTGVTTIISYHDFEKTPKLSEITYIVEKEQELGDIAKVAFMPQNLDDTLTILAVLSHCKDTIAISMGELGSYTRIMASKFDSPITFAAGSDVTAPGQIDIETMKALLNMNLNIMDE, from the coding sequence ATGTATTCTCAGACAAAAATCGCAATTCCAATTTTTCAAAATGATTATAAAAATGTAATTGAAGTAGCTAATGACTGTATCAAAAAGGGAGCAGATGTTTTAGAATTCAGAATTGATGCTCTTGAAAATCCAAATATTCGTGAAATAAAACAAACAATTGAAGAAATTAATTTTCCAATTATTGCTACTAACAGAATAATTACAGAAGGTGGATTTTTTAAAGGAACAGAGGAAGAAAGATTTAACATATTATATGAATGTTGTGATTTAGTTGATTATGTGGACATTGAACTTCAAAGTAACGACGAATACATTAATAAAATTCATGACACTGGAGTTACAACCATAATTTCTTATCATGATTTTGAAAAAACACCCAAATTAAGTGAAATAACATATATTGTTGAAAAAGAACAGGAATTGGGAGATATTGCCAAAGTTGCATTTATGCCACAAAACCTTGATGACACTTTAACAATCTTAGCCGTTCTTTCCCATTGTAAAGATACAATTGCCATTTCTATGGGTGAATTGGGAAGCTATACTCGCATTATGGCTTCAAAATTTGATTCACCAATTACATTTGCAGCCGGGAGTGATGTTACAGCCCCAGGACAAATTGACATCGAAACTATGAAAGCATTACTCAATATGAATTTAAATATAATGGATGAATGA
- the rrp4 gene encoding exosome complex RNA-binding protein Rrp4, translating to MIYVENKDLVIPGQILADDEYYSGRGTFKENGKVCSSLMGLVSLRNKKLRVIPLKSKYVPKKGDVVIGKISDVRFSMWNVDINSPYSGILPAFEVFGREKKELNKVYDIGDVLFLRVVDVDEIKKAKLGLKGRGMGKFKGGIIVDIAPTKVPRLIGKKGSMINMIKDKTNCKIVVGQNGLVWVKGDKDMEQLTKNIIHLIEAEAHTSGLTNKIKNKLYLAIDGELPPEEAEEEQDFVLEKPKLQDFKEELEQEERAKHEAKEIKEKGDKPNIAEVIEELKRKNKSKKDNGLSYGDNSNNSFILNNK from the coding sequence ATGATATATGTGGAAAATAAAGATTTAGTTATTCCTGGTCAGATATTAGCTGACGATGAATACTATTCTGGAAGAGGTACCTTTAAAGAGAATGGTAAGGTTTGTTCTTCTTTAATGGGACTTGTTTCTTTGAGGAATAAAAAACTTAGAGTTATTCCTCTTAAAAGTAAATATGTTCCTAAAAAAGGAGATGTTGTAATAGGTAAGATTAGTGATGTTAGATTCTCAATGTGGAATGTAGACATTAATTCACCTTATTCTGGAATTTTACCTGCTTTTGAAGTGTTCGGTCGTGAAAAAAAAGAACTCAATAAAGTCTATGATATTGGGGATGTTCTATTTTTAAGAGTTGTCGATGTTGATGAAATCAAAAAGGCAAAACTCGGTTTGAAAGGAAGAGGAATGGGTAAATTTAAAGGAGGAATCATCGTAGATATTGCTCCAACTAAAGTTCCTAGATTGATTGGTAAAAAAGGTTCTATGATCAACATGATTAAGGATAAAACTAATTGTAAAATTGTCGTTGGTCAAAATGGTCTTGTCTGGGTAAAAGGTGACAAGGACATGGAACAGCTTACCAAAAATATAATTCATTTAATTGAAGCTGAAGCTCATACTTCTGGTTTGACCAATAAGATTAAAAACAAATTATATTTAGCTATTGATGGGGAACTGCCTCCTGAAGAAGCTGAAGAAGAGCAAGATTTTGTTTTGGAAAAACCTAAACTTCAAGATTTTAAAGAAGAATTAGAACAAGAAGAACGCGCAAAACATGAAGCAAAAGAAATAAAAGAAAAAGGAGATAAGCCTAATATTGCTGAAGTTATCGAGGAGTTAAAAAGAAAAAATAAAAGTAAAAAAGATAATGGATTATCTTATGGAGATAACTCAAATAATTCTTTTATATTGAATAATAAATAA
- a CDS encoding molybdenum cofactor guanylyltransferase, with amino-acid sequence MSNTIKNDENIKSCIILCGGQSRRMGQDKGSMIIQNKPMIKHILSTLNKHIDEVIIVLNDQVRVDKYAKFINPEEYTYSITFLKDKIKSKGPLSGIMTGLGEIKSDYALILPCDSPYVSEDYIQTIFSQIDSDYQAIVPYHDENNKLKTSEPLHSIYKKDTITEIEKLVNEDVLHIKGLIEKITTKFILIDNKKIEKKEFRNLNRPEDI; translated from the coding sequence ATGAGTAATACAATTAAAAATGATGAAAATATTAAATCTTGCATCATTTTATGTGGTGGGCAAAGTAGAAGAATGGGTCAAGACAAAGGTTCGATGATTATTCAAAATAAACCTATGATAAAACACATACTTTCTACTTTAAACAAGCATATCGATGAAGTAATAATTGTTTTAAATGACCAAGTAAGAGTTGATAAATATGCTAAATTTATCAATCCTGAAGAATACACCTATTCCATCACATTCCTAAAAGATAAAATTAAAAGTAAAGGACCACTGTCCGGAATTATGACTGGGCTTGGTGAAATAAAAAGTGATTACGCTTTAATTTTACCATGCGACAGCCCATATGTTTCAGAAGATTATATTCAAACTATTTTTTCACAGATAGATAGTGATTATCAAGCTATTGTTCCTTATCATGATGAAAATAATAAATTGAAAACATCAGAGCCTCTTCATTCAATCTATAAAAAAGATACCATTACCGAAATTGAAAAACTAGTTAATGAAGATGTATTACATATTAAAGGATTAATAGAAAAGATAACAACAAAGTTTATTTTAATTGATAATAAAAAAATAGAAAAAAAAGAATTTAGAAATCTTAATCGTCCAGAAGACATTTAA
- the rrp42 gene encoding exosome complex protein Rrp42, with the protein MDIVPEITRQSIADLIKNDKREDGRDLTEYRDITIETDVISKAEGSARVKLGGTQVIVGIKPQLGTPFPDTPDLGVLMTNCEMLPMADPCFEPGPPSEDSIELARVVDRGIRESQLIDLDKLCVEEGKHVWMLFVDLHIIDNCGNLFDACELAVMAALKSTKLPVANIVDDEVVISDDETFDLPINNELALCTFVKIADKMVIDPTLDEQRVACARLNVGVTKDGHICSMQKGGEEPLTKDEIFYCVNTAMGKVNELIENL; encoded by the coding sequence ATGGATATAGTACCAGAAATTACAAGACAAAGTATTGCTGACCTTATCAAAAATGATAAAAGGGAAGATGGTAGGGATTTAACTGAATATAGGGATATTACTATTGAAACTGATGTTATCTCTAAAGCTGAAGGTTCTGCTCGTGTAAAACTTGGTGGAACTCAAGTCATTGTTGGTATTAAACCACAGCTTGGAACTCCATTCCCTGATACTCCGGATTTGGGAGTTTTAATGACTAATTGTGAAATGTTACCAATGGCTGATCCTTGTTTTGAACCGGGACCTCCTAGTGAAGATTCTATTGAACTTGCACGTGTGGTTGATAGGGGTATTCGTGAAAGTCAGTTAATTGATTTGGATAAGTTATGTGTTGAAGAAGGAAAGCATGTATGGATGTTGTTTGTAGATTTACATATTATTGATAACTGCGGAAATCTTTTTGATGCATGTGAATTAGCAGTCATGGCTGCTTTAAAATCTACTAAATTGCCTGTTGCAAATATTGTTGATGATGAGGTAGTTATTAGTGATGATGAAACTTTTGATTTACCAATTAATAATGAATTAGCATTATGCACTTTTGTTAAAATTGCTGATAAAATGGTAATTGATCCAACATTAGATGAACAAAGAGTTGCATGTGCTCGTTTGAATGTTGGTGTTACTAAAGATGGTCACATCTGTTCAATGCAGAAAGGTGGCGAAGAACCTTTAACTAAGGATGAAATTTTCTATTGTGTAAATACTGCAATGGGAAAAGTTAATGAATTAATTGAAAATCTTTAA